TTGGTTTTGTTTAATGGTTTACTACCCGCTACTGTATAGAGTGCTTGCATTTTATTATAGAAAATGAAAAATCCTATAAGCCCAGCTATAAGACCTAAACTACAAATTATAAAAGCATATTTATAACCTAATGTTTCAGCAATAATAGGAGTTATACTCATAGAAAATAATGATCCTATATTTATTGCCATATAGTATAGTGTCATAGCTCCATCTAATCTATTATCACCTTTTTCAAACATCTTTGATATTAGCGAGGATGGATTAGCTTTAAAAATAGCATTTCCTATTATGATACCAGCAAGAGTATAGTAGACAGTCTCTTTATCTGCAAAGCTAAAAGACCAATAAGAGATTGCTAGTATGATTGACCCTAAAATGACACTTCGCTTGGCACCAAGCACCTTATCACCCAGGTAGCCTCCTATCCACACAAAGCCGTATGTAAAAGCAAAAAAAGAGCCCATTATGTATATAGTTTGTGTTTCAGTTAGGCCTATTTTTTTTGTAAAATACAAAGCAATAATAGCTTGGAAACCATAAAAACCAAATCTTTCCCAAAATTCAATCGCCCAAACAATCCAAAAAGGGGCAGAAAGTGTTTTGTTGTTTTTATTCATTAAAAGCACCATGGAAATAATATTCAATGAAATGTATTAAAGCATTGTGATAATATTTTTGCAATATTTTTAAGAGCATGGGAGAAGCTTTCTATAGCTTTGTTTGATTAAATTGAAGTGCCAACTTCAGCTTTATGGTCATCAACAACCTTTATTTTACGAGTGTAATTATTCAGTGTAGGGGTCAGTATAAGCATGATAACAGTAACAATAGCTACTCCAATAGCTATGTTACCAAATACAGTTGTATACATTTCTAAGATTTGCTGTTTTGTAATACCAGTACTATCTTTTGGTAAAGCTATGAATGAGCCTATAAATGAAGCAAGGTATGAAGCTATCATAGTGGCTATAAACCAAAATCCCATAACAAACCCAGAAATAAAAGCCGGACACAGTTCAGCTACCATAGCTAGTCCAAGTCCAGAAATTAAAAGCTCGCCTAAAGAGGAGGCAGCATAAGAAATAATTAACCAGTTTCCAGAAACAACGTAGTTTGTAGCAAAGAATTTAGTACAATATAATATGCTGTATGAAATAAACATCAAAGCCATTCCTATACAGAATTTTGTAGCGTGAGTGAGTTTACTTTTTTTGTAGATTATTGCTAGAAGAGGGGAAAAAATTACTATCCATAGTGGATTGAGAAATTGATACTGTGCTGCTGGTACACTCCATCCTAGGATATTTAACTCAACATTATGTTTAGCAAAGAAAGTAAGAGTTGTGGGCATTTGGAAGTATAAAGCATAAAAGACTATAGCTTCGATTATAAGTATTAGAGCTACAAACATCCTATTTCTGTCAATTTTCTCTAAGCCAAATGCAACATATAGAAAATATATTGTAGCTATACATACCACTATAGCTGTTAGAATTATACATAAAGTAGTATTAGCTAAAATGTTTGCTATTATTAGAAAGGCAATAATTAATCCAATTAATATGTAAATAAGATGGGTTTTATTTACAGGTTGTTTGCCAATATCTGTATCTAAGTCTTTCATTTTGCTATAAAAGGTTAAAAAACCAAAAAGTCCTATAAACAGGCCCAAACCACATAATACAAAAGCATACGTATAACCATAAATTTCAGAGATAACGGGCGTTAAAGCCATGCATGTTAGACCGCCTATATTAATAGCAAGGTAGTATAAAGTCATAGCACTATTTAAGCGACCATCACCTTTTTCAAACATTTTGGATATTAGTGATGAAGGATTAGCTTTAAAGATAGCATTACCAATAATAATCCCAGAAAATATATAATATATTGTCTGTTGGTTAGCAAAGATAAAC
Above is a window of Allofrancisella inopinata DNA encoding:
- a CDS encoding oligopeptide:H+ symporter; translation: MQKNYKTLSAPFWIVWGVEFWERFGFYGFQAIIALFFTQKMGLSETETIYLMGSFFAFTFGFIWVGGLIGDKILGAKRAVVIGAIILGVSYLGFIFANQQTIYYIFSGIIIGNAIFKANPSSLISKMFEKGDGRLNSAMTLYYLAINIGGLTCMALTPVISEIYGYTYAFVLCGLGLFIGLFGFLTFYSKMKDLDTDIGKQPVNKTHLIYILIGLIIAFLIIANILANTTLCIILTAIVVCIATIYFLYVAFGLEKIDRNRMFVALILIIEAIVFYALYFQMPTTLTFFAKHNVELNILGWSVPAAQYQFLNPLWIVIFSPLLAIIYKKSKLTHATKFCIGMALMFISYSILYCTKFFATNYVVSGNWLIISYAASSLGELLISGLGLAMVAELCPAFISGFVMGFWFIATMIASYLASFIGSFIALPKDSTGITKQQILEMYTTVFGNIAIGVAIVTVIMLILTPTLNNYTRKIKVVDDHKAEVGTSI